A genomic region of Arachis hypogaea cultivar Tifrunner chromosome 5, arahy.Tifrunner.gnm2.J5K5, whole genome shotgun sequence contains the following coding sequences:
- the LOC112802666 gene encoding lysine histidine transporter-like 6: MISASSPSKEVQSEQKWVENGPQRRAKWWYSTFHTVTAMIGAGVLSLPYAMAYLGWVPGTLMLLLSWLLTLNSMWQLIQLHECVPGTRFDRYIDLGRHAFGPKLGPWIVLPQQLIVQVGCDIVYMVTGGKCLKKFMEIACTNCTQLKQSYWILIFGAIHFFLSQLPNFNSVAAVSLAAAVMSLSYSTISWVACLGRGRIENVSYEYKKTSRMDLMFRVFNALGEISFAFAGHAVALEIQATIPSTPEKPSKIPMWKGAIGAYFINAICYFPVALIGYWAFGRDVQDNVLMALERPAWLIASANLMVFIHVVGSYQIYAMPIFDLIERMMTKKFNFPPGLALRLVARTTYVAATLFVGVTFPFFGDLLGFFGGFGFAPTSYFLPSIMWLIIKKPKRFSMNWFINWVSIYVGVCIMMASTIGGLRNIAADASTYSFYT; the protein is encoded by the exons ATGATCTCTGCTTCTTCCCCTTCTAAG GAAGTTCAATCTGAGCAAAAATGGGTGGAGAATGGCCCCCAAAGAAGGGCCAAATGGTGGTACTCAACCTTCCACACTGTGACAGCCATGATAGGTGCTGGTGTTCTTAGTCTGCCCTATGCCATGGCATATTTAGGAtg GGTTCCAGGGACTTTAATGTTGTTGTTATCATGGCTCCTGACTTTAAACTCAATGTGGCAACTAATCCAACTGCATGAGTGTGTTCCGGGGACCCGGTTCGACCGATATATCGATCTTGGGAGACATGCTTTCGGACCAAAACTAGGACCATGGATTGTGCTGCCACAGCAACTGATAGTTCAAGTTGGGTGTGATATTGTTTACATGGTGACTGGAGGGAAGTGCCTGAAGAAGTTCATGGAGATTGCATGCACCAATTGCACACAGCTCAAGCAGTCATATTGGATTCTCATCTTTGGTGCCATCCATTTCTTTCTCTCTCAGCTTCCTAATTTCAATTCTGTTGCTGCTGTTTCCTTGGCTGCAGCTGTCATGTCACTAAG TTATTCAACAATCTCTTGGGTGGCATGCTTGGGCAGAGGACGGATTGAAAACGTTAGCTATGAATACAAGAAAACGAGCAGAATGGACCTAATGTTCAGGGTGTTCAACGCATTAGGTGAAATCTCATTTGCATTTGCAGGCCATGCAGTGGCCCTTGAGATTCAGGCCACAATTCCATCAACTCCTGAGAAGCCCTCAAAGATTCCAATGTGGAAAGGTGCTATTGGTGCTTATTTCATCAATGCCATTTGCTATTTCCCTGTTGCACTTATTGGATATTGGGCTTTTGGGAGAGATGTTCAAGATAATGTTCTTATGGCTCTTGAAAGACCTGCTTGGCTTATTGCCTCTGCTAACTTGATGGTATTCATTCATGTTGTTGGTAGCTACCAG ATTTATGCTATGCCTATTTTCGACTTGATTGAGAGGATgatgacaaaaaaatttaatttccctCCTGGACTAGCACTCAGACTTGTTGCTAGAACTACTTATGTAG CTGCTACATTGTTCGTTGGTGTTACCTTCCCTTTCTTTGGTGATCTTCTCGGGTTTTTTGGTGGATTTGGTTTTGCTCCAACTTCATATTTT CTTCCTAGTATAATGTGGCTAATAATCAAGAAGCCGAAGAGATTTAGCATGAATTGGTTCATCAATTGG GTTTCAATATACGTTGGAGTGTGCATTATGATGGCATCAACCATAGGGGGCTTGAGGAACATTGCTGCTGATGCCTCCACTTATAGTTTCTACACCTAA